One window from the genome of Penaeus monodon isolate SGIC_2016 chromosome 4, NSTDA_Pmon_1, whole genome shotgun sequence encodes:
- the LOC119570456 gene encoding uncharacterized protein LOC119570456, which yields MKTLAFYPSFATWLLCSTVLVTSQLNPDAASTPAGSAGCTSTEGEEGKILDCSSATDVAQIKNFVEKLTDENDLAFDRFKMVENAHVDHLPAGVLGELRVRIIEVVSCPSLAEVDGDFLGASNDTVFVIFLGYNALTRIPALKAEGLFALDLFGNPLEKVAREDFQGVGNLQSLILPPVPVEILAFHSLKSLRTLTVPFLAASLDTVSPGSFSFDSMHLQEVFFPGSDFRYLLPGVFEGFIPGSKLVMESYNLTSPSVLFNLLSRGARLEFTGSITCGCHQAWIRLSPLLIQTSIRCVTEGGPTLLQDMAESEFTSCYVDSL from the exons ATGAAAACGCTTGCATTTTATCCATCTTTTGCAACATGGCTGCTGTGTTCAACGGTTCTGGTGACGTCACAGCTAAATCCAGATGCCGCTAGCACTCCAGCGGGATCAGCAGGTTGCACCTCGACGGAAGGAGAAGAAGGCAAGATTCTAGACTGTTCTTCCGCCACTGACGTCGCCCAAATCAAGAACTTTGTCGAAAAACTGACCGACGAAAATGACCTCGCCTTCGACAGGTTCAAAATGGTCGAGAACGCTCACGTCGACCACCTTCCTGCCGGTGTTCTGGGGGAGCTTCGAGTCCGCATCATTGAAGTGGTGTCGTGTCCTTCGCTAGCAGAGGTTGACGGCGACTTCCTCGGGGCTTCGAACGACACGGTCTTCGTGATATTCCTCGGCTACAACGCCCTCACTCGAATCCCCGCGTTGAAGGCGGAAGGACTCTTCGCTCTCGACCTGTTTGGGAATCCTCTGGAGAAGGTCGCGAGGGAAGACTTTCAAGGGGTTGGGAATTTGCag AGTCTGATCCTTCCCCCCGTGCCCGTCGAAATCCTGGCCTTCCATTCCCTAAAATCCCTAAGGACCCTCACTGTGCCCTTCCTCGCGGCGTCCTTGGACACAGTGTCTCCAGGCAGCTTCTCCTTCGATTCGATGCATCTCCAGGAAGTCTTTTTCCCGGGGAGTGACTTTCGGTACTTGCTTCCGGGAGTGTTTGAAG GTTTCATCCCCGGCTCCAAACTGGTAATGGAAAGTTACAACCTCACTTCCCCGTCTGTTCTCTTCAACCTACTTAGTCGGGGAGCACGCCTGGAATTCACAG GCAGCATCACCTGCGGATGTCACCAAGCCTGGatccgcctctctcctctcctgatcCAGACCTCCATACGCTGCGTCACTGAAGGAGGCCCAACGCTCCTTCAGGACATGGCTGAGAGCGAATTCACTTCGTGTTATGTGGATTCGTTATAA